From one Sparus aurata chromosome 16, fSpaAur1.1, whole genome shotgun sequence genomic stretch:
- the nat8 gene encoding probable N-acetyltransferase camello, with translation MASIQIRKYRDDDAEAVKEMFTLGMSEHVPSSFMHLLKQPLTQMVLMCLFCALTTSSKSFLLPILAITLFLAGARQLVVYMFNRYIDHSLSEDLNNISESYLEQKNSCFWVAESDGRVVGSVACLPAKQVAGCLELKRMSVRRSHRGMGIAKSLCRTVADFTRERGFPAVVLYTSVVQTDAQKLYEHMGYEKIREFVIPELIAKITNFTLIEYRLDLQKDGKRD, from the coding sequence ATGGCCAGCATTCAGATCCGGAAGTATCGGGATGACGACGCTGAGGCAGTGAAGGAGATGTTCACCCTGGGGATGAGTGAGCACGTCCCTTCGTCCTTCATGCACCTCCTGAAACAGCCGCTGACCCAAATGGTGCTCATGTGTTTGTTCTGCGCTCTCACGACCAGCTCCAAGTCCTTCCTGCTGCCCATCCTCGCCATCACTCTCTTCTTGGCCGGGGCCAGGCAGTTAGTCGTCTACATGTTCAACAGATACATCGATCACTCCCTCAGCGAGGACCTCAACAACATCAGTGAGAGCTACCTGGAGCAGAAGAACTCGTGTTTTTGGGTGGCTGAAAGTGACGGTCGGGTGGTTGGCTCGGTGGCTTGTCTGCCTGCTAAGCAAGTGGCCGGGTGTTTGGAGCTGAAACGCATGTCAGTACGGCGCAGTCACCGCGGGATGGGCATCGCTAAGTCTCTGTGTCGGACAGTGGCTGATTTTACTCGAGAAAGGGGATTTCCAGCAGTCGTCCTGTACACCTCCGTGGTGCAGACGGATGCTCAGAAGCTGTATGAGCACATGGGCTATGAGAAGATAAGAGAGTTTGTCATTCCTGAGCTCATTGCCAAAATCACAAACTTTACACTCATTGAGTACAGACTGGATTTACAGAAAGATGGGAAAAGGGACTGA